A single genomic interval of Verrucomicrobiota bacterium harbors:
- a CDS encoding long-chain-fatty-acid--CoA ligase has protein sequence MEVPLTPLEFARRARRLYACREAVIDGQNRWTYEEFFDRCDRWSSALQKLGISKGDRVAYISPNTHAKLEAYYAVPQIGAVVVPINFRLTAEDFAYVINHSGARVVCAHADYLEMIDKIRGELNSVDCFVALSGVRDGWIDYESAVSGATTDFDSVAIEENDLISINYTSGTTARPKGVMITHRNAYLNIVGTLLHFPVSAADRYLWTLPMFHANGWTFVWIITARGAAHVCMEKVEPATAFKLMETEKISLFCAAPTVLISLANTPEELRRKAPRGIRLLTAGAPPAAATIERVESDLGWNLTHVYGLTETAPLISVCEALPEHAKFSSSERANIKARQGVELLTSGDLRVVDDSGGEVPHDGETTGEIVVRGNVVMEGYFNDPDATAAAIRDGWFHSGDIAVVHPDGYMDVRDRIKDVIISGGENISSVEVEGALLHHPSVQEVAVVGMPHEQWGESPHAFVVLMGGATAEEEELRQFVRGRLAHFKAPQWITFVDELPKTATGKVQKFVLRGNRSGISKQ, from the coding sequence ATGGAAGTTCCATTGACCCCACTTGAATTTGCCCGACGAGCGCGGCGATTGTATGCGTGCCGAGAAGCCGTTATCGATGGCCAGAACCGTTGGACCTACGAAGAATTCTTTGACCGTTGTGATCGCTGGTCGTCGGCACTACAAAAGCTTGGCATTAGCAAAGGGGATCGCGTTGCTTATATCTCGCCGAACACGCACGCCAAATTGGAAGCTTATTATGCGGTTCCGCAAATTGGCGCCGTGGTTGTCCCGATCAACTTTCGTCTCACAGCTGAGGACTTTGCCTATGTTATAAATCACAGCGGCGCCCGTGTGGTTTGTGCCCATGCGGATTATCTGGAAATGATCGACAAGATTCGGGGCGAGCTAAATTCGGTGGACTGCTTTGTCGCTTTGAGCGGGGTGCGCGACGGGTGGATTGATTATGAGTCTGCTGTCTCGGGCGCTACAACTGATTTTGATTCGGTAGCTATTGAAGAAAATGACCTCATTTCGATCAACTATACCAGCGGTACCACCGCCCGGCCGAAAGGGGTCATGATTACCCATCGCAATGCCTACCTTAATATAGTTGGCACGTTGCTGCATTTTCCGGTGTCGGCAGCGGATCGTTACCTATGGACGCTGCCGATGTTCCATGCCAACGGCTGGACCTTTGTGTGGATCATTACCGCGAGGGGTGCCGCCCATGTCTGTATGGAAAAGGTCGAACCGGCGACGGCATTCAAACTCATGGAGACAGAGAAAATTAGTCTTTTTTGCGCTGCGCCTACGGTGTTGATATCGCTTGCCAATACACCTGAGGAATTACGTCGAAAGGCTCCTCGCGGAATTCGGTTGCTGACAGCTGGTGCGCCACCGGCAGCAGCGACGATCGAGCGCGTCGAGAGCGATCTTGGGTGGAACCTCACCCATGTTTACGGTTTAACCGAAACTGCCCCACTGATCTCGGTTTGCGAGGCACTGCCAGAACATGCTAAATTTTCCTCATCGGAACGAGCTAATATTAAAGCGCGGCAAGGTGTGGAGCTGTTAACATCAGGGGATCTTCGAGTGGTCGATGATTCGGGTGGCGAAGTTCCGCACGACGGAGAAACCACTGGCGAGATTGTCGTGCGCGGCAACGTCGTCATGGAGGGTTATTTCAATGACCCGGATGCTACTGCTGCCGCCATCCGAGATGGTTGGTTTCACAGCGGAGATATTGCCGTGGTGCACCCCGATGGCTACATGGATGTTCGCGACCGCATAAAGGATGTTATAATCAGCGGCGGTGAAAATATCTCCTCCGTTGAAGTTGAAGGTGCGCTCTTACATCACCCAAGCGTGCAAGAGGTCGCGGTAGTGGGCATGCCGCATGAGCAGTGGGGCGAGTCACCGCATGCATTTGTTGTCCTTATGGGTGGCGCAACAGCAGAGGAAGAGGAGCTCCGTCAATTTGTGCGCGGGCGGCTCGCTCATTTCAAAGCGCCTCAGTGGATCACCTTTGTCGACGAACTGCCGAAAACGGCGACGGGAAAAGTCCAGAAGTTTGTTCTCCGAGGAAATCGTTCCGGGATTTCCAAGCAGTAG
- a CDS encoding SDR family oxidoreductase, whose product MFDLTDRIALLTGSSRGMGAAMAEGLAEQGAKVVISSRNLEACETTAQAINEKLGREAAVAIACNAGYKEQLQSLVDETHNRLGKIDILVGNAGVNPYYGPMGDIPDEAYEKTLKTNVQSNLWLCKMVKADMEEKKRGSILLTASVGAFGPSTTLGTYGMSKMAVISLVRNLAAEWGPLGIRVNALCPALVKTDFAKALWDNPGAAQKVIDQTPLRRLGEADDFKGIAAFIGSDEASWITGQALTICGGTHMFK is encoded by the coding sequence ATGTTTGATTTGACCGACCGCATAGCCCTTTTAACTGGATCATCAAGAGGAATGGGAGCCGCAATGGCCGAAGGCCTGGCCGAACAGGGCGCCAAGGTCGTGATCTCCAGCCGCAATTTGGAGGCCTGTGAAACAACCGCTCAAGCGATTAACGAAAAGCTAGGTCGAGAGGCCGCTGTTGCCATAGCCTGCAACGCAGGTTACAAGGAGCAGCTTCAAAGTCTGGTAGACGAAACCCACAACCGACTTGGAAAAATAGACATCCTCGTTGGCAACGCTGGGGTGAATCCCTACTACGGTCCAATGGGCGACATTCCGGATGAAGCGTACGAAAAGACTTTAAAAACCAATGTTCAGTCGAATCTCTGGCTCTGTAAAATGGTCAAAGCGGACATGGAAGAAAAGAAACGTGGATCGATTTTACTGACCGCGTCGGTTGGTGCGTTTGGTCCGTCCACGACCTTGGGAACCTATGGTATGTCGAAGATGGCGGTGATTTCCCTGGTTCGAAATTTAGCTGCCGAATGGGGACCACTCGGTATCCGCGTCAACGCGCTCTGTCCCGCTTTGGTCAAAACCGATTTTGCCAAAGCGCTTTGGGATAACCCGGGGGCCGCACAGAAAGTTATCGATCAAACACCCTTACGTCGTTTGGGGGAAGCGGATGACTTTAAAGGAATAGCAGCATTCATTGGTTCGGACGAAGCCAGTTGGATTACCGGACAGGCGCTCACGATCTGCGGCGGCACGCATATGTTTAAGTAG
- a CDS encoding aldehyde dehydrogenase family protein, which yields MRNYTKFYINGEWVTPTESRSFDVLNPATETVCAQISLGGQADVDAAVSAARTAFKSYGSSSREERIELFEAIIAEYKNRYNDIAAAISEEMGAPKSLSEKAQTGAGLGHLMTALTVLKEYAFEEQVGNSRVYKEPIGVCGLITPWNWPMNQVTCKVAPALATGCTMVLKPSEIAPLSAYIFAEIMDKAGVPAGVFNLVNGDGPGVGTMLSCHPGVDMVSFTGSTRAGSLVAQNAAPTIKRVTQELGGKSANIILNDDGFEQAVKRGAFGVFNNTGQSCNAPTRMLVPAEKMELAAEIARKAAAKVSVGDPNSETTTMGPLVSEVQFKKVQDLIGKGIAEGATLVCGGVGKPEGLDRGYFVKPTVFSHVDNSMTIAKEEIFGPVLSILPYSSDEEAIEIANDTPYGLAGYIQGQDKERVRYIASKIRAGNININGEAGDRFTPFGGYKQSGNGREWGAHGFEDYLEIKAVSGLD from the coding sequence ATGCGAAACTACACAAAATTTTATATCAACGGCGAGTGGGTCACACCTACTGAAAGTAGATCCTTTGATGTTCTTAACCCAGCCACAGAAACAGTTTGTGCGCAGATTTCATTGGGCGGCCAAGCGGATGTCGATGCGGCGGTGAGTGCAGCTCGAACGGCATTTAAGTCTTACGGTAGTAGTTCGCGCGAAGAGCGTATCGAGTTGTTTGAAGCTATTATCGCCGAATACAAAAATCGATATAACGACATTGCAGCGGCCATTAGTGAGGAAATGGGTGCGCCAAAATCTTTGTCTGAAAAAGCACAAACCGGGGCTGGTCTGGGACATCTCATGACTGCCTTGACTGTGCTAAAAGAATACGCGTTTGAAGAGCAAGTTGGAAATAGTCGCGTCTACAAAGAACCCATTGGTGTTTGTGGGTTGATTACTCCCTGGAACTGGCCGATGAACCAGGTCACGTGTAAAGTGGCACCGGCATTAGCCACCGGTTGCACAATGGTTTTAAAGCCTTCGGAAATTGCCCCATTGTCTGCTTACATCTTCGCCGAGATTATGGATAAGGCAGGTGTTCCCGCTGGTGTGTTTAATTTGGTCAACGGCGACGGGCCGGGTGTTGGTACCATGCTCTCCTGTCATCCAGGTGTCGATATGGTGTCGTTTACCGGATCGACACGCGCAGGGTCCTTGGTTGCTCAGAATGCAGCGCCAACCATTAAACGGGTTACTCAGGAACTCGGTGGAAAATCCGCCAACATTATTCTTAATGACGACGGTTTTGAGCAAGCGGTTAAACGTGGAGCCTTTGGTGTTTTTAATAACACCGGCCAATCCTGTAACGCTCCGACGCGAATGTTGGTCCCGGCCGAAAAAATGGAGCTGGCGGCTGAAATCGCAAGAAAGGCTGCCGCAAAGGTTTCCGTTGGGGATCCAAATTCAGAAACGACCACCATGGGTCCACTGGTGAGTGAAGTACAATTTAAGAAGGTACAAGACTTGATCGGGAAGGGTATTGCAGAAGGAGCAACCCTGGTCTGCGGAGGTGTTGGTAAACCTGAAGGACTCGACCGTGGATATTTTGTTAAGCCGACTGTCTTTAGTCATGTCGACAACAGTATGACCATTGCGAAGGAAGAAATTTTCGGACCCGTGCTTTCGATATTGCCTTATTCATCTGATGAAGAGGCCATTGAAATAGCTAACGACACACCCTATGGATTGGCCGGTTATATCCAGGGTCAAGATAAGGAACGCGTTCGATATATCGCGTCAAAAATTCGGGCTGGGAATATTAATATCAACGGTGAAGCGGGTGATCGTTTTACGCCCTTCGGCGGATATAAACAATCTGGCAATGGCCGCGAATGGGGTGCGCATGGCTTTGAAGATTATTTGGAAATTAAAGCAGTCAGCGGGTTGGATTGA
- a CDS encoding thioesterase family protein: MPRIVQIETRGRYRIFSDATTRWNDNDLHGHLNNAVYNAWMDTAVTDRFREFLPGYPNTPIMPVAAETQFTFHRPITHPAEVETGFRVNRLGNSSVISGVGIFLRGESEAAAWGHIVHVWVERKTNKPVPMPDIVRCGLLPLVVEGISGSVS; this comes from the coding sequence ATGCCAAGAATAGTACAAATAGAAACAAGAGGCCGCTATCGAATCTTTTCCGATGCAACCACACGATGGAACGATAACGATCTCCACGGACACCTCAACAATGCGGTCTACAATGCCTGGATGGATACAGCCGTAACTGATCGATTTCGCGAATTCCTGCCAGGCTATCCCAACACACCTATCATGCCTGTAGCCGCGGAAACACAATTTACATTTCATCGCCCAATCACTCATCCAGCTGAGGTTGAAACGGGATTCCGGGTTAATCGACTTGGTAACAGTTCGGTCATCAGTGGCGTAGGTATTTTTCTACGCGGCGAATCGGAAGCAGCAGCTTGGGGTCATATTGTTCATGTCTGGGTTGAAAGGAAGACTAACAAACCTGTTCCTATGCCCGATATTGTTCGATGCGGACTATTGCCATTAGTTGTGGAAGGAATCTCTGGCTCGGTGTCGTGA
- a CDS encoding SDR family NAD(P)-dependent oxidoreductase — translation MSQLNGKTALVTGGGTGIGEAIAIDLAKAGVEVTICGRRAAPLEDTLGKITATGGKGRFFVTDMTDPEDIEKLAKNILDRGGVDILINNAGFSSKVRSARFIGADEWRAVMDVNTMGPAILTRHLLDSIIEKGAGDIVMISSMAALKPNILAGVAYSAAKVAAKAYMDVLQQEVKKYGIRCLTVYPGEVDTPILINRALVPGEVERALMMQPEDISAAVMMALSLPHRATVAEIAITATVQRDMSADVEAALSKQTPDG, via the coding sequence ATGTCACAATTAAACGGAAAGACAGCCCTGGTTACGGGCGGCGGAACTGGTATCGGCGAAGCCATCGCAATCGACTTGGCGAAGGCCGGAGTGGAAGTCACTATTTGCGGCCGGCGTGCTGCACCTCTTGAAGATACGCTTGGCAAAATTACTGCAACCGGAGGCAAAGGCAGATTTTTCGTGACGGACATGACCGATCCGGAAGATATCGAGAAGCTTGCCAAAAATATTCTCGATCGAGGCGGAGTCGACATCCTGATCAACAATGCCGGATTCAGCTCAAAGGTCCGCAGCGCCCGCTTCATCGGCGCAGACGAATGGCGCGCAGTAATGGACGTCAACACCATGGGACCTGCAATCCTCACTCGCCATCTGCTCGATTCAATCATTGAGAAAGGTGCCGGAGATATCGTGATGATCTCTTCGATGGCGGCGTTAAAACCAAACATTCTAGCCGGAGTTGCCTATAGTGCTGCAAAGGTCGCGGCCAAAGCGTACATGGACGTTTTGCAGCAGGAAGTTAAAAAATATGGCATACGCTGCTTGACCGTCTATCCGGGCGAAGTGGACACGCCTATTTTGATCAATCGCGCGTTGGTGCCGGGTGAAGTAGAACGCGCACTGATGATGCAACCAGAAGATATCTCAGCTGCCGTGATGATGGCGTTATCGCTTCCGCATCGAGCCACCGTCGCGGAAATAGCAATCACTGCAACTGTTCAGCGTGATATGAGCGCAGACGTAGAAGCTGCCCTGAGCAAACAAACACCTGACGGCTAA
- a CDS encoding DUF1330 domain-containing protein — MIYALNVFNFLPGKEDQYRDYSVKAGKIIYGLGGKVVSSGWKPIRRLHEDQSREYFIVVEFPSEAVFQKFIDEADKQNFHELRETACTDYIWTLYEPWDLRAWVQREGQG, encoded by the coding sequence ATGATCTACGCACTCAATGTTTTTAATTTCCTGCCTGGCAAGGAGGATCAATACCGGGACTATAGCGTTAAGGCTGGAAAAATAATTTATGGATTGGGAGGCAAAGTTGTCTCTTCTGGATGGAAACCCATTCGTCGTCTGCATGAGGATCAATCCCGAGAATATTTTATCGTAGTAGAGTTTCCCAGCGAAGCAGTGTTTCAGAAGTTTATCGACGAGGCAGACAAGCAGAATTTTCATGAACTTCGGGAGACCGCCTGCACTGATTACATCTGGACACTCTATGAACCCTGGGATTTGCGCGCCTGGGTGCAGCGGGAAGGGCAGGGATAA
- a CDS encoding NAD(P)-dependent oxidoreductase, translating into MMSLKNKTLLISGASRGIGKAIALRAAQDGANIAVVAKTVKPHPKLEGTIYTAVDEINAAGGRGLACQADIRDEEQVAAAVEKTVGEFGGIDIVVNNASAIQLTGTLDTAMKRYDLMHSVNVRGTYLLTQKCLPYLLKADNPHILTISPPLNLEAKWFGPHVAYTMSKFGMSLCILGFAEEFRKQGVAANALWPKTTIATAAIQNLLGGDELMKRSRKPSMMGDAAYAIITRDSRDCTGNFFIDEEALAQAGITDLDDYAVEKGAELAPDFFV; encoded by the coding sequence ATTATGTCTCTAAAAAATAAAACACTTCTGATAAGTGGTGCCAGTCGGGGAATCGGCAAGGCTATCGCATTACGCGCGGCCCAAGATGGGGCAAATATAGCTGTGGTCGCCAAAACAGTGAAGCCTCACCCAAAACTGGAAGGAACGATTTACACGGCTGTCGATGAAATCAATGCCGCCGGAGGTCGAGGCTTGGCGTGTCAGGCAGACATTCGAGATGAAGAACAAGTGGCAGCCGCTGTGGAAAAAACAGTCGGTGAGTTCGGCGGCATCGACATTGTAGTGAACAATGCGAGCGCGATCCAACTGACCGGCACTTTGGACACGGCGATGAAGCGTTATGATCTGATGCATTCGGTGAATGTTCGTGGCACCTATCTTCTGACTCAAAAATGCCTTCCCTATTTATTAAAAGCAGACAATCCACACATCCTTACTATCTCACCTCCATTGAACCTCGAAGCGAAATGGTTTGGTCCGCACGTCGCCTATACCATGTCCAAATTTGGAATGAGTTTATGCATACTCGGATTTGCCGAAGAGTTTCGCAAACAGGGAGTGGCGGCGAATGCACTCTGGCCAAAAACCACCATCGCGACCGCTGCCATTCAAAATCTACTCGGGGGAGATGAACTAATGAAACGCAGCCGAAAACCGAGTATGATGGGCGATGCGGCTTATGCCATTATTACCCGTGACAGTCGTGATTGCACCGGCAATTTTTTCATCGACGAAGAGGCGCTGGCACAAGCTGGAATTACCGATCTAGACGATTATGCAGTGGAGAAAGGCGCAGAACTAGCCCCGGACTTTTTTGTGTGA
- a CDS encoding AMP-binding protein produces MNAGQLAYENLERYGEYTCLYFEGESYTNIERMHYAQCLASVLRGKGVKPGDVVAVTMNNCPEVTSAFQAAWIIGAVILPIMPQLVACELNYILEHSEARLIITSEELTAKVVEAAKGLTSLEHILVTGNCETEPAKDIREEIEAASPIEGLHDRASDDLALLVYTSGTTGKPKGVMQSHYNIISNAEAGEHLLMTEPKTVTLNVLPLAHVYGVLMMNIGSLVGTVNVLHPQFETKKVFEDIEKFRVQRISFVPTMFSYLINFPDFDKYDVSSLERVNSGGAPLPDEVRLEFEEKFNCVVTEGWGQSESTCVISSYREGEAFRPGSAGRVVDGVEICVQDDNNEIIPTGSTGEFCIKAPFVMKGYWKNEEATRNTIIGGWLHTGDIGHLDEDGYIFITDRKKDLIIKGGENISPREIEEAIYRHPSVAECAVVGIPCKKFGEDICAAIALRKGAKASQDEIIEHTKYFLNKFKAPSRVFFLDELPKSSVGKLLKREVRKIVLPLLEE; encoded by the coding sequence TTGAACGCAGGACAACTAGCTTACGAAAACCTGGAGCGGTATGGTGAATACACTTGCCTGTATTTTGAAGGAGAGAGCTATACCAACATAGAACGCATGCACTATGCACAATGCCTGGCGTCAGTATTGCGTGGGAAGGGAGTGAAACCAGGCGATGTCGTGGCGGTTACCATGAATAACTGCCCAGAAGTAACATCTGCGTTCCAGGCTGCCTGGATTATCGGGGCTGTCATACTTCCCATTATGCCTCAGTTGGTTGCGTGCGAGCTGAACTATATTTTGGAACACTCCGAAGCGCGCCTGATTATAACCTCGGAAGAGTTGACCGCGAAAGTTGTGGAAGCAGCGAAAGGGTTAACAAGCTTGGAGCATATTCTGGTTACCGGAAATTGCGAAACTGAGCCAGCAAAAGATATACGGGAGGAGATCGAGGCAGCTTCACCTATTGAGGGATTACATGACCGAGCTTCCGACGATTTGGCTCTATTAGTCTATACTTCCGGCACTACCGGAAAGCCAAAAGGTGTGATGCAAAGTCATTACAATATCATTTCCAACGCGGAAGCTGGCGAACACCTTCTGATGACTGAGCCTAAAACCGTGACCCTAAACGTTCTTCCTCTGGCTCACGTTTATGGTGTGCTTATGATGAACATTGGAAGTTTAGTGGGGACCGTTAACGTGCTTCATCCGCAATTCGAAACCAAAAAAGTGTTCGAGGACATTGAGAAATTTCGCGTGCAGAGGATCAGCTTCGTTCCGACCATGTTTTCCTATCTGATCAATTTTCCAGATTTCGATAAGTATGATGTTTCCTCACTGGAACGAGTAAATTCCGGTGGCGCTCCACTACCGGATGAAGTGCGATTGGAATTTGAAGAGAAGTTCAACTGCGTGGTCACTGAAGGATGGGGACAATCGGAATCCACCTGTGTCATTTCTTCCTATCGTGAAGGAGAAGCCTTTCGTCCAGGATCTGCCGGTCGTGTAGTCGATGGAGTTGAAATTTGCGTTCAGGATGACAATAATGAAATTATTCCAACCGGCAGCACTGGCGAATTTTGCATAAAGGCTCCCTTTGTCATGAAGGGTTATTGGAAAAACGAGGAGGCTACCCGCAATACCATCATTGGTGGATGGCTCCATACCGGTGACATTGGCCACCTGGATGAAGATGGATATATTTTTATAACCGATCGAAAGAAGGACCTTATCATTAAAGGTGGTGAAAACATATCACCCAGAGAAATTGAGGAAGCCATATATCGACATCCTTCGGTAGCTGAATGTGCGGTGGTCGGCATCCCATGTAAAAAATTTGGCGAGGACATTTGCGCAGCAATTGCTCTGAGAAAGGGAGCTAAAGCTTCACAAGATGAAATCATCGAGCACACCAAATATTTCCTCAACAAATTCAAAGCACCAAGCCGTGTGTTTTTCCTCGATGAACTTCCCAAAAGCTCGGTCGGAAAACTACTTAAACGGGAAGTAAGAAAAATCGTTCTTCCTCTGCTGGAGGAATGA
- a CDS encoding acyl-CoA/acyl-ACP dehydrogenase: MNFDLSKTQKMLQESARTFFQRECPITKVREVIESEHGNDKALWKGVAEQGWTGLTLPEGYDGLDLSLVDLAAVAEEMGRACFPSPFIASTWAASLIEASGNEELKGKLLPGLALGESIATVAMLEEGSNWDSSTVQLSAEAGDSGLVLSGSKILVLDAASANTILVVARQGDDLIVAAVDSSAEGITISATSGMDLTRRYYQVDFDKVGAQVLVNGVAAENALKRSMQVGIIVACADMLGGMEWTLKTTVEYARTRQQFDKPIGSYQAVQHQCADMLLANESARSATYYAAWALSENDPAADEAISIAKAYCSEAARLVGNSGIQIHGGIGFTWEHDLHLYYKRAKSNELLFGDQSYHRELLAQLILDE, encoded by the coding sequence ATGAATTTTGATCTATCTAAAACCCAAAAAATGTTGCAGGAATCTGCACGGACTTTCTTCCAACGGGAGTGCCCGATAACGAAGGTACGCGAAGTAATAGAATCCGAGCACGGAAATGATAAAGCACTCTGGAAGGGCGTAGCCGAACAGGGATGGACGGGATTGACGCTACCTGAAGGTTATGACGGCCTGGACCTGAGTCTCGTTGACCTGGCTGCCGTAGCGGAGGAAATGGGCCGAGCTTGTTTTCCATCACCCTTTATCGCATCCACCTGGGCTGCGTCTCTGATTGAGGCTTCCGGAAACGAGGAGCTTAAAGGAAAATTACTGCCTGGCCTGGCGCTGGGTGAATCGATCGCAACCGTTGCTATGCTGGAAGAGGGTTCCAACTGGGATTCGTCGACCGTTCAACTAAGTGCTGAAGCAGGTGACTCCGGTTTAGTTCTATCTGGTTCAAAAATCCTCGTCCTCGATGCAGCTTCGGCAAACACGATTCTGGTCGTTGCTCGACAAGGCGACGATTTAATCGTTGCTGCCGTGGATAGTTCGGCCGAAGGAATCACCATAAGCGCGACTTCAGGAATGGACCTCACTCGCCGTTACTATCAGGTCGATTTTGACAAGGTAGGTGCGCAAGTTTTAGTAAATGGAGTGGCAGCGGAAAACGCCCTAAAACGTTCAATGCAAGTCGGAATTATCGTCGCTTGTGCTGACATGCTCGGAGGAATGGAGTGGACGCTAAAAACAACGGTCGAATACGCACGTACCAGGCAGCAGTTTGATAAGCCCATTGGTTCATACCAAGCCGTGCAACACCAGTGCGCGGATATGTTACTGGCAAATGAAAGCGCGCGATCAGCCACCTACTATGCCGCCTGGGCTTTGAGTGAAAACGACCCTGCTGCCGACGAAGCGATCAGCATTGCCAAGGCCTATTGTTCAGAAGCCGCTCGCCTGGTGGGTAACTCGGGCATTCAAATTCACGGAGGTATAGGCTTCACATGGGAGCATGATCTTCACTTGTATTACAAACGGGCCAAATCGAATGAGCTTCTTTTTGGTGATCAATCCTATCATCGGGAACTTCTTGCTCAGCTCATCTTAGACGAATAA
- a CDS encoding four helix bundle protein: protein MQTYRDLIVWQKSLVLVTSVYQATKDFPSTEIYGLTSQIRRSAVSIPSNIAEGYGRKSNKDFIRFLQISKGSLFELQTQWEISSNLRYLEKGVLNVFNASTLEIEKMLSSLISKIRTNSDNAN from the coding sequence ATACAGACATATCGGGACTTAATCGTTTGGCAAAAATCTTTGGTGTTGGTAACATCCGTTTACCAAGCTACAAAAGATTTTCCATCAACCGAAATTTACGGACTCACATCGCAGATCCGACGTTCGGCTGTTTCCATTCCAAGTAACATCGCCGAAGGATACGGCAGGAAGTCAAATAAGGATTTTATACGGTTCCTCCAGATTTCGAAAGGCTCACTATTCGAGTTGCAAACCCAATGGGAAATATCAAGCAACTTACGATATTTGGAAAAAGGCGTTCTTAATGTATTTAATGCATCCACACTCGAAATTGAAAAAATGCTTAGCTCATTGATTTCCAAAATTCGTACCAATTCCGATAATGCAAACTAG
- a CDS encoding acyl-CoA dehydrogenase — translation MDLNLTESEQQFRDELRAWLKENLPEKPFKAKNDHDPDYWNNLRAWQNKMFEGGWAGVTWPKEFGGRGTTPIEAGIYMEEMAAFDAPERVGTIGEGLIGPTIMAEGSEEQKEFFLPRILNGTHIWCQGFSEPNSGSDVASLGTKAVREGDEFIVNGQKIWTSYAAEADWCLLLVRTDNDVPKHKGISALLVDMKSEGVSVRPLRQMSGESAFNEMFFTNVRVPAKNLIGELNDGWRITITTLMNERTNLGSSFYIRFKKSLDSLIQLMKERKSGGKRLIDDPINRQKIGQIYTELEIFKLTTNRALSKITNNATPGPEGSILKIFWSEMNQRFVQAAMEILGDAAQLHDFEDGFWAHAYLRSRGNTIEAGTSEIQRNIIAQRVLGLPRSY, via the coding sequence ATGGATCTAAATCTGACAGAAAGCGAACAGCAGTTCCGCGATGAACTTCGCGCGTGGCTGAAAGAAAATCTCCCCGAAAAGCCATTCAAGGCAAAGAATGATCACGACCCCGATTACTGGAACAACCTCAGAGCCTGGCAAAATAAAATGTTCGAAGGAGGTTGGGCAGGAGTAACCTGGCCTAAAGAATTCGGCGGAAGAGGCACTACCCCTATAGAGGCGGGAATTTATATGGAGGAAATGGCCGCCTTCGACGCCCCGGAACGTGTCGGAACAATCGGAGAAGGACTAATCGGTCCAACCATAATGGCCGAGGGCAGCGAAGAACAAAAAGAGTTCTTCCTTCCCCGGATTCTGAACGGAACGCACATTTGGTGTCAGGGATTTTCAGAACCAAACTCTGGGAGTGATGTTGCATCACTGGGGACCAAGGCTGTCCGGGAAGGAGATGAATTTATCGTAAACGGTCAAAAGATTTGGACCAGTTATGCGGCAGAGGCCGACTGGTGTTTACTGCTCGTCCGAACTGATAACGATGTTCCCAAGCACAAGGGAATCAGTGCATTACTCGTCGATATGAAGAGCGAAGGCGTATCCGTCAGACCTCTCCGCCAAATGTCTGGTGAATCTGCTTTCAACGAAATGTTTTTTACCAACGTCCGCGTGCCGGCAAAAAACCTGATCGGCGAACTCAACGATGGATGGCGAATCACCATTACCACTTTAATGAATGAGCGAACCAATCTTGGTTCATCCTTTTATATTCGGTTCAAGAAAAGCCTGGATTCGTTGATCCAGCTCATGAAGGAAAGAAAATCGGGTGGGAAACGCTTGATTGATGATCCGATCAACCGCCAAAAAATCGGGCAAATTTATACCGAGTTGGAGATTTTCAAACTAACCACGAATCGGGCTTTGTCTAAAATCACCAACAACGCCACACCAGGTCCCGAAGGATCAATTTTGAAGATCTTTTGGAGCGAAATGAATCAGCGCTTCGTGCAGGCCGCTATGGAAATACTCGGCGACGCAGCGCAACTTCACGATTTCGAAGACGGTTTTTGGGCGCACGCCTACCTACGTTCCCGAGGTAACACCATCGAAGCCGGCACCAGCGAAATCCAACGAAACATTATTGCTCAACGTGTTCTGGGACTGCCTCGCAGCTATTAA